From a single Bemisia tabaci chromosome 10, PGI_BMITA_v3 genomic region:
- the LOC140225618 gene encoding uncharacterized protein: MKTVARHSCGRSPPHLEQVRMNPELLRPLLQSVPRAIEHQKPLSQRINDVIDYYLNLDSSSIFDANEQAHKQIETGKLNGNSSTNYEHRSAVEPCRRGPEATSTGNERKKETFATGNGRKKTLPPVSEVPSSLCRPQPPNPRLKKRLPVFNTTAESKSSGGRNPQEQSVSEVIRKWNLDPSLTGNGSQKRTGQFPETAKTGNRHLEMKTAVDMQKIASPPTPRACSSRSPPKCLCPEGSPILVRPRDPKVSFTPKRSVDSAIKQSDRSVIGPPEKRQQKPERSVTKPQDPPRVGRPATGNGSPKPETTRTGSQLSKVHEPKPETENGDTLSLDFFRVPTSRTESLSNLLTREDCLCHAAVHKSISGVMQSCLDSAPSGSALENPSVLAKTISNATRVLHREDTVAPNREPETGREDGESTGKASLQPEVESPHYIKPEALATGNRKPETESPHYIKPEVLATGNRKPEVESPYYTKPEVVVAGDRRPEVELPHDTKPEVLATGNRKPEVESPHYIKPEVLATGNRKPEVESPYDTRPEVMATGNRKPEVESPYDTKPDVVVAGNHKPEVESLYATKPEVESGVATDDEKNRRPSLKPEVVSLKDARPEVEIPEDPGLAPTPRDWMRLPCCRITSC, from the coding sequence ATGAAAACGGTTGCTAGGCATTCGTGCGGAAGGAGCCCGCCGCACTTGGAGCAAGTGAGAATGAACCCGGAACTCCTCCGTCCGCTTTTACAATCCGTGCCTCGAGCGATCGAACATCAAAAACCACTGTCTCAGCGCATCAATGACGTCATCGATTACTACCTCAATCTCGATTCCTCCTCGATATTCGACGCGAACGAACAAGCCCACAAACAGATCGAGACCGGGAAACTCAACGGAAATTCGTCAACAAATTACGAGCACCGCTCAGCTGTTGAGCCTTGCCGTCGCGGACCGGAAGCGACCTCGACCGGAAACGAACGGAAGAAGGAAACTTTCGCCACCGGAAACGGGCGGAAAAAGACGCTACCTCCGGTATCAGAGGTTCCATCCTCCTTGTGCAGGCCGCAACCGCCGAATCCGCGGTTGAAAAAGCGACTACCCGTCTTCAACACGACCGCAGAATCCAAATCTTCTGGTGGCCGAAATCCGCAGGAGCAAAGTGTGTCCGAGGTCATCCGGAAATGGAACCTGGATCCGTCGCTCACCGGAAACGGGTCGCAGAAGAGAACCGGGCAGTTCCCGGAAACCGCCAAAACCGGAAATCGGCATCTGGAAATGAAAACTGCTGTAGATATGCAGAAAATCGCAAGTCCTCCAACCCCTAGGGCTTGTTCCAGCAGAAGTCCACCGAAGTGCCTGTGTCCTGAGGGTAGCCCTATTCTGGTCCGCCCCCGCGACCCCAAAGTGAGTTTCACCCCCAAAAGGTCAGTAGATTCCGCGATCAAACAATCGGATCGCTCCGTCATCGGTCCACCCGAGAAACGGCAACAAAAGCCAGAGCGATCTGTCACTAAACCCCAAGATCCTCCTCGTGTCGGTCGGCCTGCAACCGGAAACGGAAGTCCGAAGCCGGAAACGACGCGAACCGGAAGTCAACTTTCCAAGGTCCACGAACCCAAACCGGAAACGGAAAACGGAGATACGCTCAGCCTCGACTTTTTCCGCGTTCCCACGTCCAGGACCGAGTCTTTGAGCAACCTTCTCACCCGCGAAGATTGTCTTTGCCACGCGGCCGTCCACAAGTCCATTTCCGGTGTGATGCAGAGCTGCCTCGATTCCGCGCCTTCCGGAAGCGCTCTCGAAAATCCCTCAGTCCTCGCCAAGACCATCAGCAACGCCACGCGGGTTCTTCATAGGGAAGACACCGTGGCTCCAAACCGCGAACCGGAAACGGGGCGTGAAGACGGAGAATCGACCGGAAAGGCCAGTCTTCAACCGGAAGTAGAATCACCGCACTATATCAAACCGGAAGCACTCGCTACCGGAAATCGTAAACCGGAAACAGAATCACCGCACTATATCAAACCGGAAGTACTCGCTACCGGAAATCGTAAACCGGAAGTGGAATCGCCATACTATACCAAACCAGAAGTGGTCGTTGCCGGAGATCGTAGACCGGAAGTGGAATTACCACACGATACCAAACCAGAAGTACTCGCTACCGGAAATCGTAAACCGGAAGTGGAATCACCGCACTATATCAAACCGGAAGTACTCGCTACCGGAAATCGTAAACCGGAAGTGGAATCACCGTACGATACCAGACCGGAAGTGATGGCTACCGGAAATCGTAAACCGGAAGTGGAGTCACCATACGATACCAAACCAGATGTAGTTGTTGCCGGAAATCACAAACCGGAAGTGGAATCGCTGTACGCTACCAAACCGGAAGTCGAATCGGGTGTAGCGACCGACGATGAGAAAAACAGGAGACCCAGTCTCAAACCGGAAGTAGTGAGCTTGAAGGACGCGCGACCGGAAGTAGAGATTCCCGAGGACCCGGGACTGGCCCCGACGCCCCGGGATTGGATGCGACTTCCTTGTTGCAGAATTACGTCGTGCTGA